In Tachysurus vachellii isolate PV-2020 chromosome 3, HZAU_Pvac_v1, whole genome shotgun sequence, one genomic interval encodes:
- the LOC132842098 gene encoding uncharacterized protein LOC132842098, translating into MEAMRVRVRGGQRERGVGRGRGRGQRRGPVRRRVSDDIRATLVDHVINHGLSMREAGQRVHPNLSRYTVASIIRTFRLENRMVGLPPRGGRERLFTQEQELAIVQMVQENNAIRLRELQQRIIADRMVFNNINRVSISTISRILQKHNFRMKQLYRVPFERNSVRVKDLRHDYVQTVLDFDAAEQPHEFIYVDEAGFNLAKTRRRGRNIVGQRAVVNVPGQRGGNITLCAAISVQGVLHHHATLGPYNTGQIIVFLDALHAVVQDKPQQPRFVVIWDNVSFHRAALVQDWFTNHNNFTPLYLTPYSPFLNAIEELFSAWRWKVYDRQPHARMPLLQAMEEACGDIEVGSIQGWIRHTRRYFPRCLAREDPTSSIRPP; encoded by the exons atggaggcaatgcgagtaagagtaagaggaggacaaagagagagaggagttggACGTGGACGTGGAAGAGGACAAAGACGAGGACCAGTGCGGAGACGTGTATCGGATGACATCAGGGCTACTCTGGTGGACCATGTCATAAATCATGGCTTATCCATGAGGGAGGCTGGGCAAAGAGTCCACCCTAACCTCAGTCGCTACACAGTAGCATCGATAATAAGAACATTCCGACTGGAGAACAG AATGGTTGGGCTACCTCCTCGAGGTGGAAGGGAACGTCTCTTTACTCAAGAACAAGAGCTTGCCATCGTTCAAATGGTGCAAGAAAATAACGCAATCCGACTTCGTGAGTTGCAACAGCGCATAATTGCAGATAGAATGGTATTCAACAATATCAACAGGGTCAGCATTTCTACAATAAGTCGCATCCTACAGAAACATAACTTCAGAATGAAGCAGCTGTACAGGGTGCcatttgagaggaacagtgtCAGGGTCAAGGATCTGCGCCATGATTATGTGCAG ACAGTTTTGGATTTTGATGCCGCCGAACAGCCACATGAGTTCATCTATGTGGATGAGGCAGGCTTTAATCTGGCCAAAACCAGGCGTCGAGGCCGTAACATAGTTGGACAAAGGGCTGTTGTAAATGTCCCTGGGCAACGTGGGGGAAATATCACCTTGTGTGCTGCAATTAGTGTCCAAGGAGTCCTGCATCATCATGCCACTCTAGGTCCCTACAATACAGGACAGATCATTGTATTTCTAGATGCACTACATGCAGTTGTACAGGACAAACCACAGCAGCCCAGGTTTGTTGTCATCTGGGATAATGTTAGTTTCCACCGGGCTGCTCTGGTCCAAGATTGGTTCACCAACCATAACAATTTTACACCTTTATACCTGACCCCTTACAGCCCCTTTCTAAATGCAATCGAGGAATTATTTTCAGCATGGCGGTGGAAAGTCTATGATCGGCAACCACACGCCCGCATGCCTCTTCTGCAAGCAATGGAAGAGGCATGTGGAGACATTGAGGTGGGATCCATCCAAGGGTGGATTAGGCACACAAGACGATATTTTCCCCGATGCCTAGCCCGCGAGGATCCCACCTCATCCATAAGACCCCcctaa
- the LOC132842246 gene encoding uncharacterized protein LOC132842246 has protein sequence MQRLPPSGGRGKLLNNDQELAIVEMVVANNAIKLHEIKTRIVEDHEIFGNIESISLTTITRTLSKHRVRMKQLYTVPFERNSERVKELRRQYVQRVMELKANQAPHEFIYIDEAGFNLSKRRRRGQNIIGKRATVDVPGQRGANITMCAAMANAGFLLHRCQVGPYNTEPLLAFLNDLHQRLVPEQDQEGENMRTFVITWDNVAFHHSQAITAWFEVHPRLVSLFLPPYSPFLNPIEEFFSAWRWKVYDHQPHDQMSLLEAMDAGCRDITVQDCQGWIRHTKQFYPRCIALDDIRCDVDKNMWPNPEDRRD, from the exons ATGCAACGTCTTCCACCCTCTGGGGGAAGAGGAAAGCTCCTCAATAATGATCAAGAGCTTGCAATTGTAGAAATGGTTGTtgcaaataatgcaataaaactgcatgaaattaaaactagaattgtgGAGGACCATGAGATATTTGGCAATATAGAAAGCATCAGCCTCACAACCATTACACGGACATTGTCCAAACACAGAGTGCGGATGAAGCAGCTCTACACTGTTCCCTTTGAGAggaacagtgagagagtcaAGGAGCTACGACGACAATATGTCCag agagttATGGAATTGAAGGCCAACCAGGCCCctcatgaattcatttacatagatgAGGCAGGATTCAATCTATCCAAAAGGCGTCGACGTGGACAaaatataattggaaaaagGGCCACAGTTGATGTGCCAGGACAGAGAGGGGCAAACATTACCATGTGTGCAGCAATGGCAAATGCAGGATTTCTCCTTCACAGATGTCAGGTTGGACCCTATAATACCGAGCCCCTCCTTGCCTTTCTCAATGATCTCCACCAGCGCCTGGTACCAGAGCAGGATCAGGAGGGTGAAAACATGAGGACCTTTGTAATTACCTGGGACAATGTTGCTTTCCATCATTCGCAAGCAATAACAGCATGGTTTGAAGTCCACCCAAGACTGGTAAGTCTCTTCCTTCCACCCTATTCACCTTTCCTCAACCCCATAGAGGAGTTCTTTtctgcatggaggtggaaggtttaTGACCATCAGCCACATGACCAGATGTCCCTCCTTGAAGCCATGGATGCTGGCTGCAGGGACATCACAGTTCAAGATTGCCAAGGGTGGATCCGACATACCAAGCAGTTTTATCCCAGGTGCATCGCCTTGGATGATATCAGATGTGATGTTGACAAAAACATGTGGCCTAACCCTGAAGATCGCAGGGATTAG